One part of the Muntiacus reevesi chromosome 18, mMunRee1.1, whole genome shotgun sequence genome encodes these proteins:
- the ELAC2 gene encoding zinc phosphodiesterase ELAC protein 2, which translates to MWALRSLLGLRCAAGRTMSQGPARRPRPPKDPLRHLRTREKRGPSWGPGGPNTVYLQVVAAGGRDAGAALYVFSEFNRYLFNCGEGVQRLMQEHKLKVSRLDNIFLTRMHWSNVGGLCGMILTLKETGVPKCVLSGPPQLEKYLEAIKIFSGPLKGIDLAVRPHSAPEYKDETMTVFQIPIHCEQTSGQQPPSQSPERLSPQPPPHAEPADGERRPNGVDQKARGRDTSLVVAFVCKLHVKKGNFLVLKAKELGLPVGTAAIAPIIAAVKDGKSVTYEGREILPEEICTPPDPGIAFIVVECPDEGFIQPLCENTAFRSYQGKADAPVALVVHMAPEHVLLDSRYQQWMERFGPDTEHLVLNESCESVHNLRSHKIQTQLGLIHPGIFPPLAGPRPQEGSAAHGVPTVRGQCLLKYQLRPRREWQRDAVLTCDPEEFIAEALELPNFQESVQEYRKTTQDGPEETCSQYPEVVFLGTGSAIPMKIRNVSSTLVNISPDTSLLLDCGEGTFGQLCRHYGDGVDRVLGSLAAVFVSHLHADHHTGLLNILLQRERALASLGRPCHPLLVVAPTQLRAWLQQYHNQCQPLLHHVSVIPAKCLQKGAEVSSPEVERLINLLLETCGLEEFQTCLVRHCKHAFGCALVHMSGWKVVYSGDTMPCEALVQMGKDATLLIHEATLEDGLEEEAVEKTHSTTSQAIGVGMRMSAAFIMLTHFSQRYAKIPLFSPDFNEKVGIAFDHMKVSLGDLPTVPRLTAPLKALFAEDLEEMEGRRERRELRQVRAALLMGEDVEPPQKRAPTDQPPSPQSKKARAQ; encoded by the exons ATGTGGGCGCTCCGCTCGCTGCTGGGGCTGCGGTGCGCGGCCGGGCGCACCATGTCGCAGGGGCCGGCGCGCCGCCCGCGGCCGCCCAAGGACCCGCTGCGGCACCTGCGCACGCGGGAGAAGCGCGGCCCGTCATGGGGGCCCGGGGGCCCGAACACCGTGTACCTGCAGGTGGTGGCAGCCGGCGGCCGGGATGCGGGCGCCGCCCTCTACGTCTTCTCCGAATTCAACCG GTATCTCTTCAACTGCGGGGAAGGCGTCCAGCGACTCATGCAGGAGCACAA GCTGAAGGTGTCCCGTTTGGACAACATATTCCTGACCCGAATGCACTGGTCTAATGTTGGCGGGTTGTGCG gaatgatCCTCACTTTAAAGGAAACCGGAGTTCCAAAGTGTGTGCTTTCTGGACCTCCACAACTG GAGAAGTACCTGGAAgctatcaaaatattttctggtCCACTGAAAGGAATAGACCTGG CCGTGCGGCCCCACTCGGCACCAGAATACAAGGACGAGACCATGACAGTGTTCCAGATCCCCATCCACT GCGAGCAGACGAGTGGTCAGCAGCCTCCCTCGCAGAGTCCAGAGCGGCTGAGTCCACAGCCACCTCCACATGCGGAACCAGCTGATGGGGAGCGGCGCCCGAACG GTGTTGACCAGAAAGCACGTGGCAGGGACACCTCCTTGGTGGTCGCTTTCGTCTGCAAG CTCCACGTGAAGAAGGGAAACTTCTTGGTGCTCAAAGCGAAGGAGCTGGGTCTCCCAGT CGGAACAGCTGCCATCGCCCCCATCATCGCTGCCGTCAAGGACGGGAAGAGCGTCACCTATGAAGGGAGAGAG ATTCTGCCTGAAGAGATCTGCACCCCTCCGGACCCCGGGATCGCCTTCATTGTGGTAGAATGTCCAGACGAAGGGTTCATCCAGCCGCTGTGTGAGAACACCGCCTTCAGGAG TTACCAAGGGAAGGCCGACGCCCCCGTGGCCCTGGTGGTCCACATGGCCCCGGAGCACGTGCTCCTGGACAGCAGATACCAGCAGTGGATGGAGAG GTTCGGGCCCGACACCGAGCACCTGGTTCTGAACGAGAGCTGCGAGTCGGTCCACAACCTGCGCAGCCACAAGATCCAGACCCAGCTCGGCCTCATCCACCCCGGCATCTTCCCCCCACTCGCCGGCCCCCGCCCTCAG GAAGGCAGTGCAGCCCATGGTGTGCCCACGGTCCGAGGCCAGTGTCTCCTTAAGTACCAGCTCCGGCCCCGGCGGGAGTGGCAGAG GGATGCCGTCCTGACCTGCGACCCCGAGGAGTTCATCGCTGAGGCTCTGGAGCTCCCCAACTTCCAGGAGAGCGTGCAGGAGTATAGGAAGACGACCCAGGATGGCCCAGAGG AGACTTGCAGCCAGTACCCAGAAGTGGTCTTCCTGGGAACAGGGTCCGCGATCCCAATGAAGATCCGGAACGTGAGCTCCACGCTCGTCAATATCAG CCCCGACACGTCCCTGCTGCTGGACTGCGGGGAGGGCACCTTCGGGCAGCTATGCCGCCACTATGGGGACGGCGTGGACCGGGTCCTGGGCTCTCTGGCTGCCGTGTTCGTGTCCCACCTGCATGCCGACCACCACACG ggctTGTTGAACATCCTGCTGCAGAGAGAGCGTGCTCTG GCATCGCTGGGCAGACCCTGCCACCCCCTGCTCGTGGTCGCCCCCACCCAGCTCCGGGCCTGGCTCCAGCAGTACCATAACCAGTGCCAGCCACTGCTGCACCACGTCAG TGTCATCCCTGCCAAATGCCTTCAGAAGGGAGCTGAGGTCTCCAGCCCCGAGGTGGAGAGGTTGATAAATTTGCTGCTGGAAACCTGTGGCCTGGAGGAG TTCCAGACCTGCCTGGTCCGACACTGCAAGCACGCCTTCGGCTGTGCGCTGGTCCACATGTCCGGCTGGAAGGTGGTCTACTCGGGGGACACCATGCCCTGCGAAGCTCTGGTCCAGATGG GGAAGGATGCTACCCTCCTGATCCACGAGGCCACCTTGGAAGACGGTCTGGAAGAGGAAGCTGTGGAGAAAACACACAG CACCACCTCCCAGGCCATCGGCGTGGGCATGCGGATGAGCGCGGCCTTCATCATGCTGACCCACTTCAGCCAGCGCTATGCCAAGATCCCGCTCTTCAGCCCTGACTTCAATGAGAAAGTGGGCATCGCCTTCGACCACATGAAG GTCAGCCTGGGGGACCTCCCGACGGTGCCCCGGCTGACAGCGCCACTGAAGGCCCTGTTCGCCGAGGACCTGGAGGAGATGGAGGGGCGCCGGGAGCGCCGGGAGCTGCGGCAGGTGCGGGCGGCCCTGCTCATGGGGGAGGACGTGGAGCCACCGCAGAAACGTGCCCCCACAGATCAGCCCCCCAGCCCGCAGAGCAAGAAGGCCAGGGCCCAGTAG